The following are from one region of the Ornithodoros turicata isolate Travis unplaced genomic scaffold, ASM3712646v1 Chromosome49, whole genome shotgun sequence genome:
- the LOC135374241 gene encoding uncharacterized protein LOC135374241 gives MASPLQSAATGAGIDATTAEPAIRHIAVRLPPFWPQNPTVWFLQVECQFSLASVTNQLTKFRHVVCVFPPDVAAQIADVLGALAVAPYDALKAAILDRTTASERKRIHQLLIAKELGDRRRSQLLRDMQALLGERAPTFDQALLKKLFFQRLPANVQMILATASDLQLPQLAAHADKIMEVSTPHIAAVSNAAPSIAEVLCVPPKLPPHTRVLHRHSSPAHSIQLRSCVRISPVYPS, from the coding sequence ATGGCCAGCCCTCTGCAGAGCGCTGCCACAGGAGCTGGAATCGACGCCACCACGGCTGAACCCGCCATTCGCCACATCGCCGTCCGCCTGCCTCCCTTCTGGCCGCAGAACCCCACAGTCTGGTTCCTGCAAGTTGAGTGCCAGTTTTCCCTGGCAAGCGTCACCAACCAGCTGACGAAGTTCCGCCACGTCGTGTGCGTGTTTCCGCCAGACGTCGCCGCTCAGATCGCTGACGTCCTTGGCGCTCTTGCTGTTGCTCCGTACGACGCTTTGAAGGCGGCCATCCTTGACCGAACGACTGCGTCCGAGCGCAAAAGGATACATCAACTCCTAATCGCAAAAGAACTCGGCGATCGCAGACGAAGTCAGCTTCTGCGCGACATGCAAGCCTTACTCGGTGAGCGCGCGCCGACGTTTGACCAGGCTCTCTTGAAGAAGCTTTTCTTCCAGCGCCTTCCCGCCAACGTCCAGATGATACTGGCCACAGCCTCCGACTTGCAGCTTCCACAATTGGCGGCGCACGCTGACAAGATAATGGAGGTGTCCACCCCGCACATCGCCGCTGTTTCCAACGCCGCACCCAGCATCGCCGAAGTCCTTTGCGTACCACCCAAGCTTCCACCTCACACCCGGGTGTTGCACCGCCACAGTTCGCCAGCGCACTCGATCCAGTTGCGCAGCTGCGTGAGGATTTCACCCGTCTATCCGAGCTGA